DNA from Paludisphaera mucosa:
TCGTTCGAGGGGAGGGACGGGCTGGAAATCCTCGTACCGGAAGTCGACGTCGATCTCCCGGAGCAGACATCGCCGCTGGCGGGCGACCCGGCGGATGGCCTCGCGCGGCTCACGCTCCTGGACCCCGCTCACGGCCGGAGTCCCCCGCTTGAAGACGCCGGCCTTCTCGCCGGCGATCGCCCCGAGGGTGTCGCCGAGCTGCCGCGTGTGATCGAGGGCGATGCTGGTGACGATCGAGACCAGGGGCCGCACCACGTTGGTCGAGTCCAGCCGCCCCCCCATCCCGACCTCCAGCACGACCGCGCCGACCTGGCGACGGGCGAAGTGCAGGAGCGCGGCCGCGGTCGTGATCTCGAAGAAGGTGGCGCCGAATCGCCGCGAGCAACGCTCGTCGGCCTCCATCTCGTCGACCACGCCGCGGACCTCGTCGACGAGGGCGACCAGCGCGTCGGGCGGGACCGGACGGCCGTCGATCAGGTAGCGTTCTTCGAGCCGATTCAGGTGGGGCGACGTGTAAAGGCCCGTGGAGACGCCCGACGCCGTGAGCGCGGCGGCCATCATCACGGCCGTCGAGCCCTTGCCCTTGGTCCCCGCGACGTGCACGATCCGCAGCCCTTGCTGGGGGTCGCCCAGCCTGGCCATGAGCCGACGCATGCGGCCCAGGCGGAGGTCGGCGAGCCCCTTGGGCATCCCCTCGCGCTCGTAGTTCAGCCGACTATACAGGTAGTCGAGACAGTCCTGGTAAGCGTCGGGCATGGCGGGTCCGATGGGGTCGAGTTCGCCTCGGCCGGCGTCGGGGGCCGGGTCGAGGTCGGTTCAATTCGCAGGATGATCCAGGAGGGTCTGGATCTTCGAGCCCAGGTCGGCCAGCGAGAGGTCCTTCGTCCAGTAGGCGGCGACCCCCAGGGCGAAGCCCTCCAGCCGGGTCTCGGCGTCGCGCTGATGGGTCAGCATCACGACCTTCAGGCCGATCGCCTCGCGGGCGTCGCGGAGTTGTTCGAGGACTTCCAGGCCGTTGAGGACCGGCATCCAGTGGTCCAGCAGGAGCAGGTCGGGCCGATGCGAGCGGACCAGGGTCGCCGCCTCGGCGCCGTCGGCCGCCTCCCACACGACGTATCCGCACCGGCGGAGGCATTCGGCGTAGATGGCCCGCAGGTCGGGCTCGTCCTCGGCCAGCACGATGCTCGCGCCCACGGCGTCACCTATGGCTCTCCAGGATCGGGGATCGGCCGGTCGCCCGTCCTCCCGGCCGACGACCTCAGCATAACCTCTCGCCGCCTCCCTCCGCCATGGCTCAGACGCTGCCGCACACCCCTCGGCTCAGGACGAGACGGCCTCCGGAAATCGGCTTCTTTCGCTCCCGGCGCCATGGAAGCCAATGGTCTGGAAATTATTGTAGAATCAAGACTTAAGTCGAAAAGAGGGCTCGAAAAATTGGCTTCGGTCGTCGAATTTTTTTTGTTTTCGGAGCCTGACCGGGAGTCTCGACAGGTTTTTAACGTCTTCCGAAATCCTTAGGTGGGCTTCCGCGCGCGGCGAGACCTCCCACCCTCTAATATGGGATGCTTTACGCGATTGGCGACGCGGCCCTGAAGCGGACGGCCGGCTCAGGCCTCGAGATCGGCGTCCGTATCGGTCGGGGGCTTCACGTCGGGCACGCCGAGCAACGCGCTCACATCCACCCCGGGGATCGCCGGCAAGGCCTTGGCGACCTGGCTGAGGATGTCGGCCGGGAGATGGGTCGAGAGGAACTTGAGGATCTGCGGCAGGACCGCCGTCAGCGTGCTGACCGGGATCCCGAGCTTGAGGAACCGGCCCAGCAGGTCGGCCGATTCCCCGCCGCCCGAACCCGAGCCCAGGACCTTGCCCGCCATCTCGGCGAACTGGCCCAGGATGCCGCCGGAGGCCGAGGGGCCGGAGGCCTCGCTCGCGAGCCGCTGGGCGTCGGGGATCTTCGACTCGACGGCCGCATAGGCCTCGGGGTCGACCTTGTCCTTGAGGAGGGCGAGCACGCCCCCCAAGATCTTCTCGACGGAGCCCGAGTCGACCCCGGCCGCCCTGGCCAGGCTCTGCAAGATCTCGCTCATCGTGACACCCCCTCGACGTCGCGAGTCGGCCGGCCGGCGCGGACGTCGCGCGAGCGTCGGATCGCTCTGCGATGATCCCCGACCGGCCGCGCGGGAATCAAGGGGATGGGCCCGGAAGTCCCGTTCCGGCCTTCGCCTCAGGCCGAAGGGGCCTCAATCGTCGATGACGGTCGCCGACGCCGACGCCGACGCCTTGAACGGCTGGCGCGGGTTCCTGGTCGTCTTCGTGCGTCTCCCGAGCTTGGACTTGGCGGGTCCGGAGGTCGCCAGGATCCTCGTCGCGCCGGAGGTCGGCTCGGAGGGCGTGCTTTCGAGGCAGCCTGAAGACAGCGATGCGCCGAGGAGCGTCGCGGCGAACATGGCGAGCGAACGCGGTCTCATCGATCGAATTCCTTTCCGTGAATCGGGCGGTCGGGCGGACGGGGCGGCCGCAATCAGTAAGAGTCGGCGCCCACCACTTCGCCCCCCGCCCGCGTGGCCAGGGCGCGATACGCGGCCTTGTCGATCTGGTCGCGGATATAGCGGACGGACCCGTCGACCATAGCGAACTGGGCCCCGCCGGGGTGCATGCTTCGGAAGCCCATGTTGCCGTAGTCGACGCAGGCCGGGACGTTGATCCAGTCGTTGGGGTAGAAGGCCGTCCCCAGGCAGTCGATCAGGCCGTCGATCCCCCGGTCGTGCTTGCCGTTCAGCCGCGGCACCGCCGTCGCCCCGCCGGTGATGCGCAAGTCGTAGAGCGAACCGGCGACCTGGCCTGGGCCGTCCCACCAGCCGCCCACGAAATTGGTGTAGAACGACGACCCCCCCGGCTCGTCGCGGAACCGCGAGGACTCGCCGAAGAGGAACGTGTTGCTCGTCCCGTCGGCGAAGGCCGAGATCGGGAAGGTCCAGTTCGTGCCGAAGGCGCCGTCGCCCGGGACCTGGTTGCAGATCTGCGGGAACTGGCCGGTCGGGTCGGGCAGCGTCGAGGTGTTGGCCCAGCTCGTCAGGTACTGATCCTCCAGCCCGTTGCTGGTGGCGTACGAGGCCTGGGGATAGGGGAACAAGGTTTCGCCCGGCCGCGTGTACGTCGAGTCGGACGGGCAGAGATAGCTCGCGACGACGATCGAGCCGGCCGTGATGTTCACCCGGTTGTTGTAGACCCGGGTCAGGTTGAAGGCGTTGTAGCCGTTCGCCCCTTCCAGGAACGGCAGGATGTAGCAGAAGGTCGTGTGGGCCAGCTGCGCCTGGAAGTCGCAGGGCTCCGGGATCGCCGGCGAGTAGGGGGTCCTCGATATCGACCGGCGGCCGAACGGCAGGCTGCCGGCGGCGGATTCGTAGTTGATCGCCCCGAGTGCGAGCTGCTTCAGGTTGTTGGCGCACTGCGAACGTCGGGCGGCCTCGCGGGCCGCCTGGACGGCCGGGAGCAACAGGGCGATCAGGACCGCGATGATCGCGATCACCACGAGCAGTTCGATCAGGGTGAATCCCGGCCGAGGCATTCGATGGCGTTGCATGATCGGAGTTCCCATGGAGAGTCCACCCGCACTGTCTGCGATCGCACGCGGCGTCGCGCCAACCTCGGCCGCTTCCGCCACCGGGCGGCGACGCCTCATCGACCCGAGATCGTGATCGAAGGTTCGAGCCGGCACGACCGGACGACAACTAACAACGCCGCGACTCCCGGAACCTTACGGGCCGGGAGCGGGCGAGCCCGAATCCCTCGGGTAAGAGGTCACCATGACTGATCGAAAAGGGCCGCACGCACGCGAAATTTCATGAGATCAAGGCCGCAAGCTGCTCTGGACGCCAAATGCGAAGTTTAATTTTACCATTCACCCGTGATTTCAAGCCAAAGTAAAGGATGTCACTTCGACGAATTCTTGATGAAAATATCGAGCAATCTTCGATCCGACCGAGATTTTCACGTCTGGATTCGGCCGCCGTGCCGGCATTATGACGCGGCTGCGGGGCCGCGCCCTCCCCGGCGGATGCGCTTGACCCTCCCGCGCCCCCGGGGATACGATGGATCGGTCGCCCCCCGAGACCGAAGTCGACATGGGCGGGGGGCCGGTCTTCCTTCGACAATCAGGGGCGGGCCGCCGGCGCGGGGGGCTTGAGAGCGGAGATTCTCAGGGTTTCGTCGACGGGCGGCGGGTCGCAAGGCGGTGGATCGATCGTGGAGATCTCGCTCAACGGCCAGAAGCGCGACGTGCCGGACGCCTTGACGGTCGCCCGACTCCTCGGACTCCTGGAACTCAAGCCCGAACACGTCGCGGTCGAGCTGAACCGCGACCTCGTGACGCGTTCGCGACACGCCGGCACGCCGATCTCGGCCGGCGACGCGGTGGAGATCGTCACGCTCGTCGGCGGCGGCTCGGCCGAGGCCGACGAACCCGGTTCGTCCCCGCTGACGATCGGCTCCCACACGGTCCGCAGCCGCCTGTTCGTGGGGACCGGCAAATACGCCACGCTGGAACTCATGCGCGAGTGCCTCGAGGCCAGCGGCGCCGACGTCGTGACGGTCGCCGTCCGCCGCGAGCGGCTCGTCGACCGCGAGGGCCGCAGCCTGCTCGATTTCCTGGATCCGAAGCGGTTCACGATCCTGCCCAACACCGCCGGCTGCTTCAACGCCGAGGACTCCCTCCGCACCGCCCGCCTCGGCCGCGAGTTGCTTCAGGGGCTCGGCAATCCCGGGGCCGACTGGGTGAAGCTGGAAGTGCTCGCCGATCCGCGGACCCTGCTCCCGGATCCCGTGGCGACGCTCGAAGCCACCAAGGTCCTCGTCGCGGAGGGCTTCCAGGTCCTCTGCTACACCAGCGACGACCCGATCATGGCCCGTCGCCTGAAGGAGGCGGGGGCCGCGTCGGTCATGCCCGCCGGGAGCCCGATCGGCAGCGGCCAGGGCGTGCTCAACCCCAACAACATCCGGATCATCCTGGAAGACCTCAAGGGCGACGACCCCAGCTACCCGGTGATCATCGACGCCGGCGTCGGGACGGCCAGCGACGTCGCCTTCGCCATGGAGCTCGGCTGCGACGGCGTCCTGCTCAATACCGGGATCGCCGGCGCGGCCGACCCGCTGCGGATGGCCCGCGCCATGAGGCTGGCCGTCGAGGCCGGTCGGCTGGCGGCGGGCGCCGGCCGGATCCCCAAGAAGTTGTATGCGACCGCGTCGAGCCCGACCCAGGGATTGATCGGGCGGAACTGAGTTCGTTTCGAGCCTCGCCCTCCTGGGCCGCTCCCCTAGCACGGACGACGCGCCGCATGGCACTGGACCCCGCCTCGATCCTCGGACCCGACGGCGCCGTGGCCCGGCGGCTCCCGCATTACGAAGTCCGAGACGAACAGCTCCAGATGGCCGACGCGGTGGCGCGCGCGATCGAAGGCGGCGGCCACCTGATGGTCGAGGCCGGGACGGGCGTCGGCAAGAGCTTCGCCTACCTCGTGCCGTCGATCCTGGCGGCCGTCGAGATGAAGAAGAAGGTGGTCGTCTCGACCCACACGATCGCGCTCCAGGAACAACTCCTGAGCAAGGACGTGCCGTTCCTGCGCTCGGTGATGCCTCAGGAATTCTCGGCCGTCCTGGTCAAGGGCCGGGGGAACTACGTCAGCCTGCGGCGGATGGACGTCGCGGCCTCTCGCGCCGGGTCGACCTTCCACAAGCCGGAGGAGTTCGACCAGCTCGCCGAGATGCGGCTCTGGGCTGCGAGGACCCAGGACGGCACCCGGTCCGATCTCGACTTCAAGCCGCTCCCCTCGGTCTGGGACGCCGTCCAGAGCGAGAACGGCAACTGCCTGGGCCGCGAATGCCCGCGCCACAAGGAGTGCTTCTACTTCCAGGCCCGCCGTCGCGTCTGGACGGCCAACATCCTGATCGTCAACCACGCCCTGTTCGTCAGCGACCTGGCGATGCGCTCGGCCGGCTACGGCCTGCTGCCCGACTACGACGTGGCGATCTTCGACGAGGCGCACACGCTGGAAGCGGTCGCCGGCGAGCACCTCGGCATCCAGCTTTCGAACGTCGGCGTCGACTACACGCTGGCGCGGCTCTACAACGAGCGGACCAAGAAGGGGACGCTGGCGTTCTACGGCATGACGGACGCCGTCGCCCAGGTCCGGCGGGCGCGGACGGCGGCCGAGGACTTCTTCGAGGCCGTCTCGCAGTGGCATGCGCGGCAGGGGACCGCGACGGCCCGCGTCCGTCGGCCGATCGAGGTCTCGGACGCGCTCCCGGAAGAGCTGCGCAAGCTCTCGACGGCCATCGACCGCGGGGCCGAGGGGATCGAGTCGGCCGAGCATCACGTCGAGCTGTCCGCGGCCGGCGAGCGCTGCGAGGCCCTGGCCGACCAGGTCCAGGGGTGGGTCCGCCAGGGCATCGAAGATCAGGTCTACTGGGTCGAATCCGAGGCCGGCCCCCGACGCCGGGTGCGGCTGGCGTCGGCCCCCCTGGACGTCGGGCCGACCCTCCGGAAGATGCTCTTCGAGAAGACGTCGACGTGCATTTTGACCTCGGCGACGCTCTGCGTGGGCTCGCCGCCGCGATTCGACTTCCTCAAGTCGCGACTGGGCCTCACTCGCGCCGAGACGCTGGCCCTCGGCAGCCCGTTCGACTATCGGAATCAGGTCAAGATCCACCTGGCCCGGAACCTGCCGGATCCCTCGGTGCAGCCCCAGGACTTCGAGCGCGACGTCATCGGGGCGATCGCCCATTACCTGGAGCAGACGCAGGGAAAGGCGTTCGTCCTGTTCACCTCGTACAAGATGCTCGAGGCCGCCGCGCGGGCGCTCACGCCCTGGCTCGCCGAGCGCGACATCGCCCTGTTCGCCCAGGGCGACGGCATGCCGCGGTCGAAGATGGTCGAGGCGTTCAAGAGCGACCTCAACAGCGTCATCTTCGGCGCGGACAGCTTCTGGCAGGGCGTCGACGTGCCGGGAGAGAGCCTGTCGAACGTCATCATCGTCCGACTGCCGTTCTCGGTGCCAAGCCACCCCTTGCTGGAGGCGCGGCTGGAAGACATCCGACGACGCGGGGGCAACCCGTTCGTCGAGTATCAGATTCCCGAGGCGGTCATCAAGCTCAAGCAGGGCTTCGGCCGGCTCATCCGCAGCAAGTCCGACCGGGGGATCGTCGCGATCCTCGACCCCCGCGTCCTGACGAAGCCCTACGGCAAGACGTTCCTGAACTCGCTCCCCCCGTGCCCGAGGATCGTCGACCAGAACGACTTCGTCAAAAGGCCGGGCGGCCGGGCGGGATGAGGGAGGCGATCAAGCGGCCCCGACGTGCGTCGCGGCCTCGGCGCCGGGGGCGCACGCGGGGAGCAGGAGGGTGAACGTCGAGCCGCGGCCCTGCCGGCTCTCGGCGCGGATGCGGCCGTGATGCGCCTCGACGATGTCGCGGCAGACCGAAAGCCCGAGCCCGGTCCCGCCCAGGCCGGCGGCGTCGGGACCGCTCTTGGTCGAGAAGAACGGCTCGAAAATCCGCCTCAGATGCTCGGGCGCGATGCCGACCCCCTGGTCGGTGACGCTCAGCTCGGCCATCCGGCCCGAAGGGTCGAGTTCGAGCTTGAGCCGCACCACGCCGCCGTCGGGCATCGCCTGGCGGGCGTTGATGAGCAGGTTGATCAGGACCTGCTGGATCTGAGTCGCGTTGACCTTGGCGAAGGGCCGGTCCGCCGCCCGCAAGTCCAGGCGCACGTTGTGGCGGTTGAGGTCCTTGCCGATCAGCATCACGACGTCGTCCAA
Protein-coding regions in this window:
- a CDS encoding response regulator, which produces MGASIVLAEDEPDLRAIYAECLRRCGYVVWEAADGAEAATLVRSHRPDLLLLDHWMPVLNGLEVLEQLRDAREAIGLKVVMLTHQRDAETRLEGFALGVAAYWTKDLSLADLGSKIQTLLDHPAN
- a CDS encoding sensor histidine kinase produces the protein MPRKTKNPSETGVETATPEADAPISTLDQIEALRRQVTALQRISSLGILAGGVFHELNNALTPILNYAKLGLRNPDPEYRERALKRILEAAQRATTITGSMLGLSRPGRDPNHREPVDLGRLLDDVVMLIGKDLNRHNVRLDLRAADRPFAKVNATQIQQVLINLLINARQAMPDGGVVRLKLELDPSGRMAELSVTDQGVGIAPEHLRRIFEPFFSTKSGPDAAGLGGTGLGLSVCRDIVEAHHGRIRAESRQGRGSTFTLLLPACAPGAEAATHVGAA
- a CDS encoding DUF2780 domain-containing protein; the encoded protein is MSEILQSLARAAGVDSGSVEKILGGVLALLKDKVDPEAYAAVESKIPDAQRLASEASGPSASGGILGQFAEMAGKVLGSGSGGGESADLLGRFLKLGIPVSTLTAVLPQILKFLSTHLPADILSQVAKALPAIPGVDVSALLGVPDVKPPTDTDADLEA
- a CDS encoding ATP-dependent DNA helicase, with translation MALDPASILGPDGAVARRLPHYEVRDEQLQMADAVARAIEGGGHLMVEAGTGVGKSFAYLVPSILAAVEMKKKVVVSTHTIALQEQLLSKDVPFLRSVMPQEFSAVLVKGRGNYVSLRRMDVAASRAGSTFHKPEEFDQLAEMRLWAARTQDGTRSDLDFKPLPSVWDAVQSENGNCLGRECPRHKECFYFQARRRVWTANILIVNHALFVSDLAMRSAGYGLLPDYDVAIFDEAHTLEAVAGEHLGIQLSNVGVDYTLARLYNERTKKGTLAFYGMTDAVAQVRRARTAAEDFFEAVSQWHARQGTATARVRRPIEVSDALPEELRKLSTAIDRGAEGIESAEHHVELSAAGERCEALADQVQGWVRQGIEDQVYWVESEAGPRRRVRLASAPLDVGPTLRKMLFEKTSTCILTSATLCVGSPPRFDFLKSRLGLTRAETLALGSPFDYRNQVKIHLARNLPDPSVQPQDFERDVIGAIAHYLEQTQGKAFVLFTSYKMLEAAARALTPWLAERDIALFAQGDGMPRSKMVEAFKSDLNSVIFGADSFWQGVDVPGESLSNVIIVRLPFSVPSHPLLEARLEDIRRRGGNPFVEYQIPEAVIKLKQGFGRLIRSKSDRGIVAILDPRVLTKPYGKTFLNSLPPCPRIVDQNDFVKRPGGRAG
- a CDS encoding DUF1559 domain-containing protein, whose product is MQRHRMPRPGFTLIELLVVIAIIAVLIALLLPAVQAAREAARRSQCANNLKQLALGAINYESAAGSLPFGRRSISRTPYSPAIPEPCDFQAQLAHTTFCYILPFLEGANGYNAFNLTRVYNNRVNITAGSIVVASYLCPSDSTYTRPGETLFPYPQASYATSNGLEDQYLTSWANTSTLPDPTGQFPQICNQVPGDGAFGTNWTFPISAFADGTSNTFLFGESSRFRDEPGGSSFYTNFVGGWWDGPGQVAGSLYDLRITGGATAVPRLNGKHDRGIDGLIDCLGTAFYPNDWINVPACVDYGNMGFRSMHPGGAQFAMVDGSVRYIRDQIDKAAYRALATRAGGEVVGADSY
- a CDS encoding bifunctional folylpolyglutamate synthase/dihydrofolate synthase, yielding MPDAYQDCLDYLYSRLNYEREGMPKGLADLRLGRMRRLMARLGDPQQGLRIVHVAGTKGKGSTAVMMAAALTASGVSTGLYTSPHLNRLEERYLIDGRPVPPDALVALVDEVRGVVDEMEADERCSRRFGATFFEITTAAALLHFARRQVGAVVLEVGMGGRLDSTNVVRPLVSIVTSIALDHTRQLGDTLGAIAGEKAGVFKRGTPAVSGVQEREPREAIRRVARQRRCLLREIDVDFRYEDFQPVPPLERPTPGRAVVRTWRTDWGMLDVPLLGPHQAHNMTVALAGLDCLAEADASLAVERSAVVRGFAGLEWPARVEVMGARPWLVVDGAHNVASAIALADALRINFPKVPRTLVFGTTREKDVEGQLRALLPLFETRIATRYVHNPRAVMPEEVAETAEAIDGRPMIIAPDPEEALATARKLTGAEGLICVTGSLFLAAEVRAIVLGRRPTSAVGPASA
- the thiS gene encoding sulfur carrier protein ThiS, giving the protein MEISLNGQKRDVPDALTVARLLGLLELKPEHVAVELNRDLVTRSRHAGTPISAGDAVEIVTLVGGGSAEADEPGSSPLTIGSHTVRSRLFVGTGKYATLELMRECLEASGADVVTVAVRRERLVDREGRSLLDFLDPKRFTILPNTAGCFNAEDSLRTARLGRELLQGLGNPGADWVKLEVLADPRTLLPDPVATLEATKVLVAEGFQVLCYTSDDPIMARRLKEAGAASVMPAGSPIGSGQGVLNPNNIRIILEDLKGDDPSYPVIIDAGVGTASDVAFAMELGCDGVLLNTGIAGAADPLRMARAMRLAVEAGRLAAGAGRIPKKLYATASSPTQGLIGRN